The following coding sequences lie in one Metopolophium dirhodum isolate CAU chromosome 5, ASM1992520v1, whole genome shotgun sequence genomic window:
- the LOC132944450 gene encoding 2-oxoglutarate dehydrogenase complex component E1 isoform X5: MHRAQSVVNQLVPCVPKIVGRQKFATWLIGAKSRSLIRATQSLPVTENKYSTNVNQEQFLNGTSASYIEDMYNAWLADPKSVNVSWDTFFKNCDAGAQPGAAYQAPPSLAPPGKNEVLLSSLLPGLQNTTAIGGTFSEKMIDDHLAVQAIIRSYQVRGHFVSQIDPLGFTNADLVNARKKGRPHDVVLRQHSIEEADMERVFKLPSTTFIGGKENALPLKEILNRLENTYCRSIGVEFMFINSLEQCNWIRQRMETPGIMEMEKEQKRLILARLTRATGFESFLARKWSSEKRFGLEGCEILIPAMKQVIDKSTDYGVESVIMGMPHRGRLNVLANICRKPLSQIFTQFAALEAEDDGSGDVKYHLGTYIERLNRATNKNVRLAVVANPSHLEAVDPVVQGKTRAEQFYRGDGEGKKVMSLLLHGDAAFCGQGVVYETFHLSDLPDYTTHGTIHIVVNNQIGFTTDPRHSRSSPYCTDVARVVNAPIFHVNSDDPEAVMHVCNIAAEWRNVFHKDVVIDLVSYRRYGHNEIDEPMFTQPIMYKVIKKTPPVLDKYAEKLIEEKVVTKEEVKDVWDKYDKICEEAYTASRKETTIKYKDWLDSPWSGFFEGKDPLKASKSGVKEETLTHIGKRFSSPPPNAAEFVIHRGIERILKARMQMVENRTVDWALGEAMAFGSLLKDGVHVRLSGQDVERGTFSHRHHVLHHQLVDKATYRPLCNLYPDQASYTVCNSSLSEFAVLGFELGFSMTNPNALVCWEAQFGDFNNTAQCIIDQFIGSGQAKWVRQSGLVMLLPHGLEGMGPEHSSARLERFLQMSSDDPDYFPPESDEFAVRQLHDINWIVANCSTPASYFHILRRQIALPFRKPLIMMTPKSLLRHPEAKSSFDEMNEDTEFLRIIPEKGTAADNACNVKRLIFCSGRVYYDLTKAREERNLVDTVAIARVEQISPFPFDLVKQECAKYPNADILWSQEEHKNQGPWPYVQPRFHTVLNNTKTIGYAGRPTAASSATGSKMQHLKELKALLDRSFAV; the protein is encoded by the exons ATGCATCGAGCACAGTCAGTTGTAAATCAATTAGTTCCTTGTGTGCCAAAAATCGTTGGCAGACAAAAATTTGCAACATGGTTAATTGGAGCGAAATCTAGATCTCTGATAAGAGCTACTCAATCATTACCCGTTACAGAGAATAAGTATTCAACTAATGTTAACCAAGAGCAGTTTCTTAATGGCACTTCAGCTTCTTATATCGAGGATATGTATAATGCATGGTTAGCAGATCCTAAAAGTGTCAACGtt tcttgggatactttttttaaaaactgcgATGCTGGAGCTCAGCCAGGTGCGGCATATCAGGCACCACCATCATTGGCTCCTCCAGGAAAAAATGAAGtattattatctagtttatTACCTGGATTACAAAATACAACAGCTATTGGTGGCACATTTAGTGAAAAAATGATTGACGATCATTTGGCAGTACAGGCGATTATAAGATCATAtcag GTTCGAGGTCATTTTGTATCTCAAATTGATCCCCTTGGATTTACAAATGCAGATTTGGTAAATGCTCGCAAAAAAGGTAGACCTCATGATGTTGTTCTAAGACAACATTCAATTG AGGAAGCTGATATGGAACGTGTATTCAAACTACCATCTACAACATTTATCGGTGGCAAAGAAAATGCATTACCGTTAAAAGAAATTTTGAACCGTTTAGAAAATACATATTGTCGTTCAATTGGTGTTGAATTcatgtttattaattcattggAACAATGTAATTGGATTAGACAACGGATGGAAACACCTGGAATAATGGAAATGGAAAAAGAACAAAAAAGGCTTATATTAGCCAGACTTACTCGAGCCACagg atttgaaTCTTTCTTGGCTCGTAAATGGTCGAGCGAAAAACGGTTTGGCTTAGAAGGGTGTGAAATTTTAATACCAGCCATGAAACAAGTTATAGATAAGTCTACTGATTATGGTGTAGAATCAGTTATTATGGGTATGCCTCATCGTGGAAGATTAAATGTTTTAGCAAATATTTGTCGTAAACCTTTAAGTCAAATATTTACGCAATTTGCTGCGTTGGAAGCTGAAGATgat GGATCAGGAGATGTTAAGTATCATTTGGGTACATACATAGAACGTTTAAATCGAGCAACAAATAAGAATGTACGTCTAGCTGTTGTGGCTAATCCATCACATTTAGAAGCTGTAGATCCAGTGGTACAAGGAAAAACTAGAGCTGAACAGTTCTATAGAGGAGATGGTGAAGGAAAAAAA gttatGTCTCTTTTACTTCATGGAGATGCAGCGTTTTGTGGTCAAGGTGTTGTGTATGAAACATTCCATTTATCTGATCTTCCCGATTATACTACTCATGGTACAATTCACATTGTTGTCAATAATCAAATTGGTTTCACTACTGATCCGCGACATTCACGATCATCACCATATTGTACAG atGTTGCTAGAGTTGTAAATGCTCCAATTTTCCATGTCAACTCTGATGACCCTGAAGCAGTCATGCATGTTTGCAATATTGCTGCTGAATGGAGAAATGTTTTCCATAAAGATGTTGTCATTGACCtt gtAAGTTACAGAAGATACGGTCATAATGAAATAGATGAACCCATGTTCACACAACCTATCATGtacaaagtaataaaaaaaactcctccagttttggacaagtatgcagaaaaattaattgaagaAAAAGTAGTTACAAAAGAAGAAGTTAAG GACGTTTGGGATAAATACGATAAAATTTGTGAAGAAGCTTACACAGCTTCACGAAAAGAAactactattaaatataaagattGGTTAGATTCCCCATGGTCCGGATTCTTTGAGGGAAAAGATCCATTAAAAGCATCAAAGTCTGGGGTAAAAGAAGAAACTTTAACACATATTGGTAAACGATTTTCATCACCTCCTCCAAATGCTGCTGAATTTGTTATACACAGag gtatTGAAAGAATTTTAAAGGCTCGCATGCAAATGGTTGAAAATCGTACTGTTGACTGGGCATTGGGAGAGGCAATGGCTTTTGGATCTCTATTAAAAGATGGAGTTCATGTTAGATTAAGTGGACAAGATGTTGAAAGAGGCACATTTTCTCATCGGCATCATGTACTTCATCACCAACTTGTTGACAAAGCCACGTACAGACCTCTGTGCAATTTATATCCTGACCAGGCATCATATACTGTATGCAATAGTTCTTTGTCTGAATTTGCTGTTTTGg GTTTCGAATTGGGATTTTCGATGACCAATCCCAATGCTTTGGTATGCTGGGAAGCTCAGTTTGGTGACTTCAACAACACTGCTCAATGTATAATTGATCAGTTTATTGGCTCTGGACAAGCTAAATGGGTTAGACAGTCTGGTCTTGTTATGTTACTGCCCCATGGTCTTGAAGGAAtg GGACCGGAACATTCATCAGCCAGACTTGAACGATTCTTGCAAATGAGTTCTGACGATCCAGATTATTTCCCTCCAGAAAGCGATGAATTTGCTGTTCGTCAATTGCATGATATTAACTGGATT GTTGCAAATTGTTCTACACCAGCTAGTTATTTCCACATACTTCGTCGTCAAATCGCCCTACCTTTCCGTAAACCACTAATTATGATGACTCCTAAATCTTTGTTACGTCATCCTGAAGCTAAATCTAGTTTTGATGAAATGAATGAAGATACAGAATTTTTGAGAATAATCCCAGAAAAGGGTACTGCAGCTGATAATGCGTGCAATGTTAAACGATTAATATTCTGTTCTGGAAGAGTATACTATGATTTAACCAAAGCAAGAGAAGAACGTAATCTTGTGGATACTGTAGCTATTGCTCGAGTTGAACAAATATCACCATTCCCATTTGATTTAGTCAAACAAGAATGCGCCAAGTATCCTAACGCAGATATTCTATGGTCACAGGAAGAACATAAAAATCAAGGACCCTGGCCTTATGTACAACCAAGGTTTCACACAGTATTGAACAACACCAAAACTATTGG ttatgcTGGACGACCAACAGCGGCTTCATCTGCGACTGGAAGTAAAATGCAACATTTAAAAGAACTAAAAGCACTTCTTGACCGGTCATTTGCagtttaa
- the LOC132944450 gene encoding 2-oxoglutarate dehydrogenase complex component E1 isoform X4: MHRAQSVVNQLVPCVPKIVGRQKFATWLIGAKSRSLIRATQSLPVTENKYSTNVNQEQFLNGTSASYIEDMYNAWLADPKSVNVSWDTFFKNCDAGAQPGAAYQAPPSLAPPGKNEVLLSSLLPGLQNTTAIGGTFSEKMIDDHLAVQAIIRSYQIRGHHIARLDPLNLSKVDQDDRFPQEILYGCYPPFGKPPDNTTYSQHLQNKVAELMEEADMERVFKLPSTTFIGGKENALPLKEILNRLENTYCRSIGVEFMFINSLEQCNWIRQRMETPGIMEMEKEQKRLILARLTRATGFESFLARKWSSEKRFGLEGCEILIPAMKQVIDKSTDYGVESVIMGMPHRGRLNVLANICRKPLSQIFTQFAALEAEDDGSGDVKYHLGTYIERLNRATNKNVRLAVVANPSHLEAVDPVVQGKTRAEQFYRGDGEGKKVMSLLLHGDAAFCGQGVVYETFHLSDLPDYTTHGTIHIVVNNQIGFTTDPRHSRSSPYCTDVARVVNAPIFHVNSDDPEAVMHVCNIAAEWRNVFHKDVVIDLVSYRRYGHNEIDEPMFTQPIMYKVIKKTPPVLDKYAEKLIEEKVVTKEEVKDVWDKYDKICEEAYTASRKETTIKYKDWLDSPWSGFFEGKDPLKASKSGVKEETLTHIGKRFSSPPPNAAEFVIHRGIERILKARMQMVENRTVDWALGEAMAFGSLLKDGVHVRLSGQDVERGTFSHRHHVLHHQLVDKATYRPLCNLYPDQASYTVCNSSLSEFAVLGFELGFSMTNPNALVCWEAQFGDFNNTAQCIIDQFIGSGQAKWVRQSGLVMLLPHGLEGMGPEHSSARLERFLQMSSDDPDYFPPESDEFAVRQLHDINWIVANCSTPASYFHILRRQIALPFRKPLIMMTPKSLLRHPEAKSSFDEMNEDTEFLRIIPEKGTAADNACNVKRLIFCSGRVYYDLTKAREERNLVDTVAIARVEQISPFPFDLVKQECAKYPNADILWSQEEHKNQGPWPYVQPRFHTVLNNTKTIGYAGRPTAASSATGSKMQHLKELKALLDRSFAV; encoded by the exons ATGCATCGAGCACAGTCAGTTGTAAATCAATTAGTTCCTTGTGTGCCAAAAATCGTTGGCAGACAAAAATTTGCAACATGGTTAATTGGAGCGAAATCTAGATCTCTGATAAGAGCTACTCAATCATTACCCGTTACAGAGAATAAGTATTCAACTAATGTTAACCAAGAGCAGTTTCTTAATGGCACTTCAGCTTCTTATATCGAGGATATGTATAATGCATGGTTAGCAGATCCTAAAAGTGTCAACGtt tcttgggatactttttttaaaaactgcgATGCTGGAGCTCAGCCAGGTGCGGCATATCAGGCACCACCATCATTGGCTCCTCCAGGAAAAAATGAAGtattattatctagtttatTACCTGGATTACAAAATACAACAGCTATTGGTGGCACATTTAGTGAAAAAATGATTGACGATCATTTGGCAGTACAGGCGATTATAAGATCATAtcag ATACGAGGACATCATATTGCACGCCTTGATcctttaaatttaagtaaagtCGACCAAGATGATAGATTTCCTCAAGAGATTTTATATGGTTGCTATCCTCCATTTG GCAAACCACCCGATAATACTACATATTCTCAACACCTACAGAATAAAGTAGCCGAATTAATGG AGGAAGCTGATATGGAACGTGTATTCAAACTACCATCTACAACATTTATCGGTGGCAAAGAAAATGCATTACCGTTAAAAGAAATTTTGAACCGTTTAGAAAATACATATTGTCGTTCAATTGGTGTTGAATTcatgtttattaattcattggAACAATGTAATTGGATTAGACAACGGATGGAAACACCTGGAATAATGGAAATGGAAAAAGAACAAAAAAGGCTTATATTAGCCAGACTTACTCGAGCCACagg atttgaaTCTTTCTTGGCTCGTAAATGGTCGAGCGAAAAACGGTTTGGCTTAGAAGGGTGTGAAATTTTAATACCAGCCATGAAACAAGTTATAGATAAGTCTACTGATTATGGTGTAGAATCAGTTATTATGGGTATGCCTCATCGTGGAAGATTAAATGTTTTAGCAAATATTTGTCGTAAACCTTTAAGTCAAATATTTACGCAATTTGCTGCGTTGGAAGCTGAAGATgat GGATCAGGAGATGTTAAGTATCATTTGGGTACATACATAGAACGTTTAAATCGAGCAACAAATAAGAATGTACGTCTAGCTGTTGTGGCTAATCCATCACATTTAGAAGCTGTAGATCCAGTGGTACAAGGAAAAACTAGAGCTGAACAGTTCTATAGAGGAGATGGTGAAGGAAAAAAA gttatGTCTCTTTTACTTCATGGAGATGCAGCGTTTTGTGGTCAAGGTGTTGTGTATGAAACATTCCATTTATCTGATCTTCCCGATTATACTACTCATGGTACAATTCACATTGTTGTCAATAATCAAATTGGTTTCACTACTGATCCGCGACATTCACGATCATCACCATATTGTACAG atGTTGCTAGAGTTGTAAATGCTCCAATTTTCCATGTCAACTCTGATGACCCTGAAGCAGTCATGCATGTTTGCAATATTGCTGCTGAATGGAGAAATGTTTTCCATAAAGATGTTGTCATTGACCtt gtAAGTTACAGAAGATACGGTCATAATGAAATAGATGAACCCATGTTCACACAACCTATCATGtacaaagtaataaaaaaaactcctccagttttggacaagtatgcagaaaaattaattgaagaAAAAGTAGTTACAAAAGAAGAAGTTAAG GACGTTTGGGATAAATACGATAAAATTTGTGAAGAAGCTTACACAGCTTCACGAAAAGAAactactattaaatataaagattGGTTAGATTCCCCATGGTCCGGATTCTTTGAGGGAAAAGATCCATTAAAAGCATCAAAGTCTGGGGTAAAAGAAGAAACTTTAACACATATTGGTAAACGATTTTCATCACCTCCTCCAAATGCTGCTGAATTTGTTATACACAGag gtatTGAAAGAATTTTAAAGGCTCGCATGCAAATGGTTGAAAATCGTACTGTTGACTGGGCATTGGGAGAGGCAATGGCTTTTGGATCTCTATTAAAAGATGGAGTTCATGTTAGATTAAGTGGACAAGATGTTGAAAGAGGCACATTTTCTCATCGGCATCATGTACTTCATCACCAACTTGTTGACAAAGCCACGTACAGACCTCTGTGCAATTTATATCCTGACCAGGCATCATATACTGTATGCAATAGTTCTTTGTCTGAATTTGCTGTTTTGg GTTTCGAATTGGGATTTTCGATGACCAATCCCAATGCTTTGGTATGCTGGGAAGCTCAGTTTGGTGACTTCAACAACACTGCTCAATGTATAATTGATCAGTTTATTGGCTCTGGACAAGCTAAATGGGTTAGACAGTCTGGTCTTGTTATGTTACTGCCCCATGGTCTTGAAGGAAtg GGACCGGAACATTCATCAGCCAGACTTGAACGATTCTTGCAAATGAGTTCTGACGATCCAGATTATTTCCCTCCAGAAAGCGATGAATTTGCTGTTCGTCAATTGCATGATATTAACTGGATT GTTGCAAATTGTTCTACACCAGCTAGTTATTTCCACATACTTCGTCGTCAAATCGCCCTACCTTTCCGTAAACCACTAATTATGATGACTCCTAAATCTTTGTTACGTCATCCTGAAGCTAAATCTAGTTTTGATGAAATGAATGAAGATACAGAATTTTTGAGAATAATCCCAGAAAAGGGTACTGCAGCTGATAATGCGTGCAATGTTAAACGATTAATATTCTGTTCTGGAAGAGTATACTATGATTTAACCAAAGCAAGAGAAGAACGTAATCTTGTGGATACTGTAGCTATTGCTCGAGTTGAACAAATATCACCATTCCCATTTGATTTAGTCAAACAAGAATGCGCCAAGTATCCTAACGCAGATATTCTATGGTCACAGGAAGAACATAAAAATCAAGGACCCTGGCCTTATGTACAACCAAGGTTTCACACAGTATTGAACAACACCAAAACTATTGG ttatgcTGGACGACCAACAGCGGCTTCATCTGCGACTGGAAGTAAAATGCAACATTTAAAAGAACTAAAAGCACTTCTTGACCGGTCATTTGCagtttaa
- the LOC132944450 gene encoding 2-oxoglutarate dehydrogenase complex component E1 isoform X6, which translates to MHRAQSVVNQLVPCVPKIVGRQKFATWLIGAKSRSLIRATQSLPVTENKYSTNVNQEQFLNGTSASYIEDMYNAWLADPKSVNVSWDTFFKNCDAGAQPGAAYQAPPSLAPPGKNEVLLSSLLPGLQNTTAIGGTFSEKMIDDHLAVQAIIRSYQIRGHHIARLDPLNLSKVDQDDRFPQEILYGCYPPFEEADMERVFKLPSTTFIGGKENALPLKEILNRLENTYCRSIGVEFMFINSLEQCNWIRQRMETPGIMEMEKEQKRLILARLTRATGFESFLARKWSSEKRFGLEGCEILIPAMKQVIDKSTDYGVESVIMGMPHRGRLNVLANICRKPLSQIFTQFAALEAEDDGSGDVKYHLGTYIERLNRATNKNVRLAVVANPSHLEAVDPVVQGKTRAEQFYRGDGEGKKVMSLLLHGDAAFCGQGVVYETFHLSDLPDYTTHGTIHIVVNNQIGFTTDPRHSRSSPYCTDVARVVNAPIFHVNSDDPEAVMHVCNIAAEWRNVFHKDVVIDLVSYRRYGHNEIDEPMFTQPIMYKVIKKTPPVLDKYAEKLIEEKVVTKEEVKDVWDKYDKICEEAYTASRKETTIKYKDWLDSPWSGFFEGKDPLKASKSGVKEETLTHIGKRFSSPPPNAAEFVIHRGIERILKARMQMVENRTVDWALGEAMAFGSLLKDGVHVRLSGQDVERGTFSHRHHVLHHQLVDKATYRPLCNLYPDQASYTVCNSSLSEFAVLGFELGFSMTNPNALVCWEAQFGDFNNTAQCIIDQFIGSGQAKWVRQSGLVMLLPHGLEGMGPEHSSARLERFLQMSSDDPDYFPPESDEFAVRQLHDINWIVANCSTPASYFHILRRQIALPFRKPLIMMTPKSLLRHPEAKSSFDEMNEDTEFLRIIPEKGTAADNACNVKRLIFCSGRVYYDLTKAREERNLVDTVAIARVEQISPFPFDLVKQECAKYPNADILWSQEEHKNQGPWPYVQPRFHTVLNNTKTIGYAGRPTAASSATGSKMQHLKELKALLDRSFAV; encoded by the exons ATGCATCGAGCACAGTCAGTTGTAAATCAATTAGTTCCTTGTGTGCCAAAAATCGTTGGCAGACAAAAATTTGCAACATGGTTAATTGGAGCGAAATCTAGATCTCTGATAAGAGCTACTCAATCATTACCCGTTACAGAGAATAAGTATTCAACTAATGTTAACCAAGAGCAGTTTCTTAATGGCACTTCAGCTTCTTATATCGAGGATATGTATAATGCATGGTTAGCAGATCCTAAAAGTGTCAACGtt tcttgggatactttttttaaaaactgcgATGCTGGAGCTCAGCCAGGTGCGGCATATCAGGCACCACCATCATTGGCTCCTCCAGGAAAAAATGAAGtattattatctagtttatTACCTGGATTACAAAATACAACAGCTATTGGTGGCACATTTAGTGAAAAAATGATTGACGATCATTTGGCAGTACAGGCGATTATAAGATCATAtcag ATACGAGGACATCATATTGCACGCCTTGATcctttaaatttaagtaaagtCGACCAAGATGATAGATTTCCTCAAGAGATTTTATATGGTTGCTATCCTCCATTTG AGGAAGCTGATATGGAACGTGTATTCAAACTACCATCTACAACATTTATCGGTGGCAAAGAAAATGCATTACCGTTAAAAGAAATTTTGAACCGTTTAGAAAATACATATTGTCGTTCAATTGGTGTTGAATTcatgtttattaattcattggAACAATGTAATTGGATTAGACAACGGATGGAAACACCTGGAATAATGGAAATGGAAAAAGAACAAAAAAGGCTTATATTAGCCAGACTTACTCGAGCCACagg atttgaaTCTTTCTTGGCTCGTAAATGGTCGAGCGAAAAACGGTTTGGCTTAGAAGGGTGTGAAATTTTAATACCAGCCATGAAACAAGTTATAGATAAGTCTACTGATTATGGTGTAGAATCAGTTATTATGGGTATGCCTCATCGTGGAAGATTAAATGTTTTAGCAAATATTTGTCGTAAACCTTTAAGTCAAATATTTACGCAATTTGCTGCGTTGGAAGCTGAAGATgat GGATCAGGAGATGTTAAGTATCATTTGGGTACATACATAGAACGTTTAAATCGAGCAACAAATAAGAATGTACGTCTAGCTGTTGTGGCTAATCCATCACATTTAGAAGCTGTAGATCCAGTGGTACAAGGAAAAACTAGAGCTGAACAGTTCTATAGAGGAGATGGTGAAGGAAAAAAA gttatGTCTCTTTTACTTCATGGAGATGCAGCGTTTTGTGGTCAAGGTGTTGTGTATGAAACATTCCATTTATCTGATCTTCCCGATTATACTACTCATGGTACAATTCACATTGTTGTCAATAATCAAATTGGTTTCACTACTGATCCGCGACATTCACGATCATCACCATATTGTACAG atGTTGCTAGAGTTGTAAATGCTCCAATTTTCCATGTCAACTCTGATGACCCTGAAGCAGTCATGCATGTTTGCAATATTGCTGCTGAATGGAGAAATGTTTTCCATAAAGATGTTGTCATTGACCtt gtAAGTTACAGAAGATACGGTCATAATGAAATAGATGAACCCATGTTCACACAACCTATCATGtacaaagtaataaaaaaaactcctccagttttggacaagtatgcagaaaaattaattgaagaAAAAGTAGTTACAAAAGAAGAAGTTAAG GACGTTTGGGATAAATACGATAAAATTTGTGAAGAAGCTTACACAGCTTCACGAAAAGAAactactattaaatataaagattGGTTAGATTCCCCATGGTCCGGATTCTTTGAGGGAAAAGATCCATTAAAAGCATCAAAGTCTGGGGTAAAAGAAGAAACTTTAACACATATTGGTAAACGATTTTCATCACCTCCTCCAAATGCTGCTGAATTTGTTATACACAGag gtatTGAAAGAATTTTAAAGGCTCGCATGCAAATGGTTGAAAATCGTACTGTTGACTGGGCATTGGGAGAGGCAATGGCTTTTGGATCTCTATTAAAAGATGGAGTTCATGTTAGATTAAGTGGACAAGATGTTGAAAGAGGCACATTTTCTCATCGGCATCATGTACTTCATCACCAACTTGTTGACAAAGCCACGTACAGACCTCTGTGCAATTTATATCCTGACCAGGCATCATATACTGTATGCAATAGTTCTTTGTCTGAATTTGCTGTTTTGg GTTTCGAATTGGGATTTTCGATGACCAATCCCAATGCTTTGGTATGCTGGGAAGCTCAGTTTGGTGACTTCAACAACACTGCTCAATGTATAATTGATCAGTTTATTGGCTCTGGACAAGCTAAATGGGTTAGACAGTCTGGTCTTGTTATGTTACTGCCCCATGGTCTTGAAGGAAtg GGACCGGAACATTCATCAGCCAGACTTGAACGATTCTTGCAAATGAGTTCTGACGATCCAGATTATTTCCCTCCAGAAAGCGATGAATTTGCTGTTCGTCAATTGCATGATATTAACTGGATT GTTGCAAATTGTTCTACACCAGCTAGTTATTTCCACATACTTCGTCGTCAAATCGCCCTACCTTTCCGTAAACCACTAATTATGATGACTCCTAAATCTTTGTTACGTCATCCTGAAGCTAAATCTAGTTTTGATGAAATGAATGAAGATACAGAATTTTTGAGAATAATCCCAGAAAAGGGTACTGCAGCTGATAATGCGTGCAATGTTAAACGATTAATATTCTGTTCTGGAAGAGTATACTATGATTTAACCAAAGCAAGAGAAGAACGTAATCTTGTGGATACTGTAGCTATTGCTCGAGTTGAACAAATATCACCATTCCCATTTGATTTAGTCAAACAAGAATGCGCCAAGTATCCTAACGCAGATATTCTATGGTCACAGGAAGAACATAAAAATCAAGGACCCTGGCCTTATGTACAACCAAGGTTTCACACAGTATTGAACAACACCAAAACTATTGG ttatgcTGGACGACCAACAGCGGCTTCATCTGCGACTGGAAGTAAAATGCAACATTTAAAAGAACTAAAAGCACTTCTTGACCGGTCATTTGCagtttaa